A region of the Deltaproteobacteria bacterium genome:
CCGCATCGGCGCGGCGCGCCTGCGCTTCCGCGAGAGCCACCTCCGCTGCCCGCCGCAGCCGCTCGGCCCGCTCCGCGGCGTGCTCGGCGCGCTGCCTCAGCGCGCGCGCATCGTCGCGCCCTGCCTTGGCGGCGGCCTGCGCCCGCGCCTCGAGCGCCCGCGCCTCGCGGCGCGCGCCGTCGGCGTCAGCCCGCGCCTTGGCCGCGTCCGCCGCCGCGCGCTCGGCCCGCGCGCGCGACGCGTCGGCGATCTGCTGCGCACTTCGCCGGGCTTTCCGGGCCGCCGCGAGCTGTCGCTCCGCTTCCTCGCGCAGCGCCTCGGCCCGCTTCACCTCGTCGGCGGCCGCCCGCGCTTTGGCGTTCGCCGCCGCCAGCGCCGCTTCGGCCGCCCGGCGCGCGTTGTCCGCCTCGTCGCGCGCGCGCCGCGCGGCGGCGCGCGCCTGGCTCGCCTCGAGACGCGCCGCGAACGCCTCCTGCTTTGCCTTTTGTTCTGCTTGCCGCGCTTGCTTGGCGCTGGCCTCGGCACGCGCGACGGCTTCCGCCGCCGCCTTGCGCGCGCGCGCCGCCTCCGCCCGCGCGCGCTTCGCGTCGGCGCGCGCGCGCGCCAACTCCGACGCATTCGCGCCCGCGGCCGGCGGCGGGTCGCGCGGGGCAATCTCGACGATCACGTCATGGCCCACCGCGCGTACGTCGTACGTTCCCGGCCGCGCCATGCCGACCACGACGCGCACCGTCGACCGTGCGCCGCCGAGCGCGTGCGCCATCACCTGGCCCACGCCCCAGGTGTTGACGTCGTAGGTCGCGATCCCGTCCTGAGCGCCGACGTCCGCCGCGAGTTCGGCGTTCGCGATGTCGATCACGACGCGATTCGGGCTCCCGAGCTTGTACACAGTGAACGTCGGCGTCGCCGTCCCGCGAATCGCGATCGTCGTCTTGCCGGCGTGCTCCCCCGCTTCGACCGATACGACGCGGTTGCGAGCCGGACTGGCCGCCGCGGTCGCCGCGGGCACGAGCAGTGCGGCGAGGATTGCGGCGAACCGCAAACGGCGGCGCGCGGAAGTTGAATTGAGCGGGTGTGCGGACATGGGGTCTCTCCTTGCGAACACGAGGCGGACACAGGCGAGCCTGTGACGCGGTGTTGCCGAACCGAGACAGCCACCGAAGGTGGCAACAGCAATGATTCAGTTGTTACCGGCACAGGCCCCGCCCGACCTGCGCCGTCCTCGAATTATCTCTTGACGAAAAACGTGATCACAAATTTCTTCACAGGATTCCTCTCGCCAACTACTCGGTCGCTTCGCCTGCCGAGGCAGTCGAACCGTTCGCCTCGACTTCGATCTCCTCCGGATAGAGCTGCACGTCGCGCGTTTGCGGCGCGGGCGCCGGCGCACCGGGTGGCGCTTCGGGAATCACGGTGAGGCGGACGAAGCCGGTGCCGATCGTGTCCACGCGCGCCTTTTCTTTGCCGAGGCAGTCGGCGCGCCGCACGATGTGGCCGTAGCCACCGCTGTCGCGGAAAAGCGCGTAGCTCTTGGTGCCTCGCAGCACGATGCCGATCAGCTTCAAGTTGCGCAGCGAGTAATTCGACGCGACCGAGTTGTCCTTCGTGCAGATGTCGTTGACGTCGAGCACCGGCGCGGCTCCCTGGCTCGACTCGGTGCGCGGCGCGTTGAACACGTACGACCGGAACGGGTCGCGGTTGACGTCACCGGAAGGATCGGGCTTGAAATCGTCCTCGGTGAACTCGTGGCGGTACTCGTCGGGCACCTTGGTGTAGCCGCCGGCGGCCGCGGGCGGCGGCGGCGGAGGCGCCGGCGGCCGCGCGCGAGAGTCGCCGGGGCTCCGCCGGCGCGCGGGCGGCGGCTCATCGCCGCAAGCCAGCGTTCCGACTGCAACCACTCCGAGCAGGCCGAGGACCAGACTGCGAACCGCGTGGGCGTTCATTGTTGCGTCCCTCCACTCGCGTTGTCCGCGGCGCCCGGTTTCGGCTGCGGCGCCGGCTTCGGCTGCGCGCCCGGCTTCGGCTGCGGCGCCGGCTTCGGCGGCGGCTGCGCGCCCGGCTGCGGTGCCGGCGCGCTGCCTTCGAGCGCCCGCTTTGCGAACTGCCCGGCGCCGGCGCGGGTGCCGCGCTTCGGCGCGGGCGGACCGCCTTCCTCCGGCTCCAGTTCGCCGAGCGACGTATCCGGTGGCTTGTCCTTCTGCCGGAAGGTCATCGCCACGAACGACGCCTTCAACGTGATCTCGTCCGACTTGACGTCGTGCGGCAGGAGGCGCAGTGAACCGATGCTGATGATGCGGTCCGTCTTCGACAGCAGGTAGAAGTAGTTTTTGATCTGGTAGTAGGTTCCGGTGACTTCGAGCGCAACCGGCACCTTGACGTACGTGTCAACCGCGGACTCGTTGCGGCGCGCCCATTTCGTAATCGTCACCCCGGCGGCAGACGCTTGCTTCTGCAGGTGCATGAAGAACGCGGGCAACTCCGACGAGGCCGGCAGGGTGACCTGGTTCTTCTTGAGTTCCTCGTCGAGTTCCTCTTTCTTCTGGAGCAGCTCGATCCACGCGCGCTCGCGCTCCTTGAGCGACGTCTCCTCGCGCAACAGGCGACTCCGTTCCGCCTGGAGCCCGCGCTTTTCGTCGGCCAGGGTCGAGTAGAAGAACTGCCAGTAGAAGAACCCGAGGAACGCCAACACGCCGCCGAGAACGGCGAGTTTGACGCCCAGCGGCTTCTGAGCGAGTTCCGCGGCGAGATCTCGGCGAGCCATCAGTACACCACCTTCCCGGAAAGAAGGAAGTTGTAGAACGAGACGCCGGCGCCCTTGTTCGAGGTCTCGCCACCGCTCTGAATGGTCACGTCGTCGAAGTAGACGGATGCCGTGAGTCGAAGCACGAACTGCGTCATGTCGCTATCGGACTGCGCCGCACCGTAAAGCTGCATCGTGCCGCCGTTTTCCTCGAACTTCGTGATCCACACGTGCTTCGGATCCCAGCCCTGAACCCAGGCTCGGTTGGGATCTTCGCGCACGCGTTTGGCCATCTCCGGCGTCATCGTCGGGTTCTTGTCCTTCGTGAGGATCGTGGACAGTTCGTGCATCATCCACGCCGGCGTCACCCGCGCGTTCAGCAACCGGTCGATCGCTTCCTTTTGCGCCTGGGCCGCCTTGAACGCCGCCTCCAGCTTTTCGAAGTCCTTCGTCTTCTCGCGCAGCGCCGACAGCTTCTTCTTCAGCGCCTGGTTCGCGGCCTGCTGGCTGTCGATTTCCTCCTGCAGCGGCCGGTGCACGAGCAAGAACACCAGCACCCCGACCACTGCCACGATCGCGAAGCCGATCGCGAGCGTCTGCTGACCCGCGTCGGCCTTCTTGGACTTCTTCTGCGGAAGCAGGTTGATGCGAATCATTTATTTGTCTCCCGGCGCGCGCAGCGCGAGACCCAATCCGACGAGCGCCTCCTGCGAATGCGCCCCCAGATACGCTTGGTCCAGCTTCGGCTCGACCGCGACGTTCTTCCACGCATCCACCACCTCGACCGGCAGCCGCGACCGGCGCTCCACCGCGCGGTGCAACGCCGCGATCTTCGCCGTGCCGCCGGACATGCAAATCTTGCTCACGGTCGTGTCCGCCGATGTCGCGAGGAAGAAATCGAGCGACCGCTGCAGCTCGCCGGCCATCACGTCGGCGACGCCCTCGATGATGCGCTCGACATCCTGCGGCACGACGCCGTGCTCGTCGTACGAGCCGCCGACCTTGTAGGCTTCGGCTTCGTCGGCGGCGACATTGAGCTGCTTCTGGATCTCCTCGGTAATCGCGTTGCCCCCGATCGTAACGTCGCGGGTGAACAGGCTCTGCGACCCGCGAACGATGTTGATCGTGGAAATCGCGGCGCCCACGTTGACCAGCACCACCGTCTCGTCGGGCGCGAGGCTGTAGTTGATCTCAAAAGCGTTTTGCGCGGCGAACGCCGCGACGTCCACGACCGCCGGCTGCAAACCGGCCTCGCGCACGACCGAAGCGTAGTCGTGGACGACCTCTTTCTTGGCGGCCACCAGCAGCAGGTCCATCTGGCCCGCGGCGTTGGCGTCGCTGACGACCTCGTAGTCGATCTCGACGTCGTCTTTGGCGAACGGGATGTGGCGCTCGGCCTCGTAGGGAATCTGTTCGTCGATCTCCGCGGCGCTCATCTGGGGCACTGAGATCTTCTTGATGATCACCGAGTGGCCGGCGATGGCGATCGCCACGTCTTTTTGACGTAGCTTCAGCCGACTCCACAGCGCGCGGATCGCCTCGACGACCGCCCCCTGATCCATGATCGTCCCGTCCACGATCGTCTGGGGCATCAGCGGCTCCATGCCGAACGCCAAAAGTTGCACGCCGCGCTTGGTCTGCTTGACCTGCACCGCTTTGACGCTGCTGGAACCGATATCGAGACCGACGCAATTCTTGGCCATGGTGTGCCCTAAACTCCGACTTTATCCCACAAGGTGGGATGATGCCCCACATCGTACCGGCGGCGAGTCGACGGACGCAAGAAATCCGCTGCTTTTGTGCATCACAGCCCGTACTCCTTGATCTTGTACAGCAGGGCCCGATGAGAGATCTCGAGCAATTTCGCTGCGTTCGTCCGGTTCCCGCCGGTCCGCTCGAGCGCCTGCGCGATGAGCCGACGCTCGAGGGCGCGCGACGCCTTCTTGATCGACAGGTCGTCCGGGTCCGCGGTCACCGCCGGGTGACGCGCCGACCGACGCAGCCGTTCCTCCAGCAGCTCCGCGGTGATCTCGGGCCCGTCGCACAGCACCATCGCCCGCTCGATCGCGTTTTCCAGCTCGCGCACGTTGCCGGGCCACGGATAGTCGACCAAGACGGCCATCGCCTCGCGGGTCACGCCGCGCACCGGCATGCCGGCCGTCGCGTGCTTGTCGGCGTACCGGCGCACGAAATGGTCGACGAGCGCCGGAATGTCCTCGCGCCGCTCGCGCAGCGGCGGAAGTTCGATCGGGACGACCTTCAGCCGGTAGTACAGATCCTCGCGAAAACGCCCCGCCGCCACGTCGGCATCGAGATCGCGCACGGTCGCGGCGACCACCCGGACGTCCACCCGCACGGCCACCGATGCGCCGACGGGCCGAACCTCCTCCTCCTGGAGCGCGCGCAGCAACTTGACCTGAAGTTCGACCGGCAACTCGCCGATCTCGTCGAGAAACAGGGTGCCGCCGTCGGCCTCCTCGAACATGCCGCGCTTGTCGCGCACCGCGTCGGTGAACGCGCCGCGCCGGTGGCCGAACAGTTCCGACTCGATCAGACCGGGCGGGATCGCTCCGCAGTTGACGGCGACGAACGGCCCGCGCGCCCGCGGGCTCAGGTCGTGCAGCGCGCGGGCCACGAGTTCCTTGCCGGTGCCGCTTTCGCCGGTGATGAGCACGTTGGCCTTGTACGGCGCGACCTGGCGCACCTCGCGGATGACCCGCCGCATGGCCGGACTG
Encoded here:
- a CDS encoding sigma-54-dependent Fis family transcriptional regulator produces the protein MLAARGMAVDAAAAADAAVRAAREGRYDLVLCDRAWVGALVAAAPDATVVALGESRDAYDWLARPVHPDSLDQVLRRAGERVALLRENAALRGARPRLRAEPDDGAIAGLVGRSPAMRRVIREVRQVAPYKANVLITGESGTGKELVARALHDLSPRARGPFVAVNCGAIPPGLIESELFGHRRGAFTDAVRDKRGMFEEADGGTLFLDEIGELPVELQVKLLRALQEEEVRPVGASVAVRVDVRVVAATVRDLDADVAAGRFREDLYYRLKVVPIELPPLRERREDIPALVDHFVRRYADKHATAGMPVRGVTREAMAVLVDYPWPGNVRELENAIERAMVLCDGPEITAELLEERLRRSARHPAVTADPDDLSIKKASRALERRLIAQALERTGGNRTNAAKLLEISHRALLYKIKEYGL
- the pilM gene encoding type IV pilus assembly protein PilM, which translates into the protein MAKNCVGLDIGSSSVKAVQVKQTKRGVQLLAFGMEPLMPQTIVDGTIMDQGAVVEAIRALWSRLKLRQKDVAIAIAGHSVIIKKISVPQMSAAEIDEQIPYEAERHIPFAKDDVEIDYEVVSDANAAGQMDLLLVAAKKEVVHDYASVVREAGLQPAVVDVAAFAAQNAFEINYSLAPDETVVLVNVGAAISTINIVRGSQSLFTRDVTIGGNAITEEIQKQLNVAADEAEAYKVGGSYDEHGVVPQDVERIIEGVADVMAGELQRSLDFFLATSADTTVSKICMSGGTAKIAALHRAVERRSRLPVEVVDAWKNVAVEPKLDQAYLGAHSQEALVGLGLALRAPGDK